In Lagenorhynchus albirostris chromosome 1, mLagAlb1.1, whole genome shotgun sequence, the sequence GtgtcaaactgtttttcaaagtagctgtaccattttattttcccaccagTGTATGAGGATTttggtttctccacatccttgctaacacttggtattgtccTGTCTATCTACATTTTTAGTAAAAATTTAAGACGCCCTTAAACTAAATTGGTATAGAATTAATATCTTCACaacgtttttaaaattaaagtcacGTCTTTTCTCACTAtagttttttcccttcttttttctgttcagtggaTGCCTGGACTTTGGCCTTTTCTCCTGATTCCCAGTATCTGGCCACAGGAACTCATGTGGGGAAAGTGAACATTTTTGGTGTGGAAAGTGGGAAAAAGGAATATTCTTTGGACACAAGAGGAAAATTCATTCTTAGTATTGCATATGTAAGGAAACGTTgctcattttttctctctctgattctttCAGTTTACTCTTCTAGCCCATTGTATTCCTTGGTAAGCGTTCTGCATTGGTCTTGTCAGGCAGCTACTGGCATGGTTTGCCAGTCAGCCAGTTAGACCTGCAGCCAGCAGATTGCTTGTGTTTGGTGGGGATGGCTTAACAATATGGAGTTTCAAATGATCTCAATATGTTCTCTGCGCAGAGTCCTGATGGGAAGTATCTGGCCAGTGGAGCCATAGACGGAATCATCAATATTTTTGATATTGCAACCGGGAAACTTCTGCACACGCTGGAAGGTGTGGTTCATCGTTTATTTTGTGCAAACTGAGTTATCAGATCACAAAGGAAGACGTATTCTTTCATTAAAATGCTGCTAAATGGCAAATGAGCATTAGATTTGCAAAACATCAATCTCAGTTGGAGATCTCAAATGCCTCTAAGGTTCAGTTTTGTCACTAGTTATAACATAGGCATATTAGCTCTTGTACCagtgttaaatgctttttttggTGAACAGGCCTTTTTATTTATGTGTTAATATATCCTAGCTATATGAGTGTCTTATTTCTGTCATGTTTGATTCTAAAGAACTTTGTGATTAGAAAATAACTGCTTTTTGTCAGTAATTTGAAGGTAGATGAAAGTGCTGTGCCTACCCTTTGCACTGATGACCTCTGGGCAGGAGAACTGGGTACTAGAACAGGGGAAGGGCTGGAGGGCGACTTCTCTGTATTCTTTTGTACTATTCTGAATTCTAACCAAGAGAATATATTACCTCTTCAGTGTATCCTTTACCCTACAACAAAGGATTTGGTAGGGAAATAGCATCCTATTTGTTCAACCTTGCAAATCAGAAACGATGCATATTTCTATGTTTGGCCATATCTGTGGCAGAGGAGTTTCTTCTAAGCAATGTGTGCTGAGGTCCAGTTGGTCAAGGAAGGGATCTGAGGAGAAATGGCTCCAGCAGGAGGGGCCTGGGTTATGTGCATGTTTCTAGAGCATTAGAAGGAAGGGTCCAGTCAGTACCCTCTCCGACTGAAGCAGCTGGGCAGTGCAACCCAGTGACTTACAGTCATTAAAAGTGACATAGTTAGTGGACACTGTATTAGTTAATAAGCGTCTTTGTGAATTTCAGGCCACGCTATGCCCATTCGCTCCTTGACTTTTTCCCCGGATTCGCAGCTCCTTGTCACTGCTTCAGATGATGGCTACATCAAGATCTACGATGTGTAAGTTACCTGTTGGGATTCAAGGCTTCTCACTTAATACCAATGCCTGTTTTGCCTCTTATCATTAGGAGGAGCCCTAGCAAGTGTGCTGCTCCCTCTCTGGGTCTAGGAAAGACTTGTGTTCAGGTCCTGTCAGACGCTCAGTCTCCCCAGTCATTCCTCCCCTGTCAGCGTCCCTGCTTTGAGCTTAGAATGTTATGGAGGAAGACGTGCATGGGTTACCTACTAGGATCACATACTTGCTACTTTTTTTCAGGCATCCTGTCTGTTgtgattttaaattcttttgggtAGGTAAGTAGTGTACAGTTGAGGAGATGGAGCCATGGGCTGTAGCTGGCTTGGAGTGATGGTAAACAATTAGAACATCCGTTTTCTAGGGGTATTCTAGAAGGTACTTCTCTGCCCTAGTTAGGGAACTGTCAGTTCATAAGCCAGCTTGCAGCAGGTCTAGATGAGggagcttttttgttgttggtttttgaCCACAGGTATAGAAGTGAGTTAATCTTCAGTTCACGGCTCTGTTTCATTGGAAGCCTGTGCAAGGGCCCTTTCTCTTGTTGTTCCCCCCTGTCTTTCTCAGTCCCCACTCCTTTTCACCCCTGAGGTCTCCCCTATACGGTGTTTGACGTGTGTGTGATGCTTTGACTCAGTACTGCAATCCGTGTGCCTCTGGTTCCTGGCTTCCAAAGGTAGCATTCTAATCCACTGGATGCGTATGTTACACTTCTTCCCAACGACGGGTGCCACAACCATGATCATCCACGTGCATGTCCTTTTATGGGCCTGTGAGAGTTTTTCGGGAGTTTAAACTTGGGGGCTTTTGGAGGACGAAAAGTTGTCAAAGAGACATGGAATGAGAACTGCAGCTTCTGGAATTAGAGCTGAATGAGGGTGTTAGGGTCTGGGGGGAAGATGCCTCTCTCAAACTGTGCTTGCCTGTCAGTAGCAGAGCCAATATAAATAGCAGCAATTCCTTAAGTATGCAGTTTTCTTTAATAAGGCTTTCAGTGCTACAATTTCATCATCCTCCCAACAACCGGTGAGGTAGCGCGGATTAGCGTCCCCATAATGCAGGCGAGAAGCCCAGGCTGAGGTGGTGGTTTGGCTAAGGTGCTGTTACTGAATGAACACCTAGGACTTTTACCTTCTTGTGATCCCACTGCTTTCCACTGAGGCCACCTCTCCTCCTCGTACCTAACTGAGGTTTGCTCTACTCTTCCGGGTTTAGAGGTGAAACTGCTGGCCTCAGTCGGGTCTTAGGATTGTTTTCCAGCCATAAGtgatttcatttcacttttttaaaaagtgaaaatgactGTAGTAATTAGATCTGTCTTGTTCTTGGTTAGCTTAAAAATGGTCTATCCAAGCCACATCTGTTGTAAAGAGTACATCTTGATACATTCCTTAGACACAAGGCACTGGCCCTATATGGAAAGGGTACTGGGTGGGCAGGGGTCAGAACCTGCAACTGCCCTGAGATGGCCTACTTGCCCCTGCTGGTTGTGTTTCCTCATCTTAGGAGTTGGCTTGCTGAGCCTTCTTTATTTTGAGCTTTTTAAGCTCTGCTTGTTcaggattttatttttggctcttgGTGACATTGACATATTTGGGGTTAATGCTGTTGAAAATTTTGTTTCTGCAGTGTGTGATGCTACTTCATtgaaaagggaatttttaaaCTAATACTGTGGTGATTATAAGGATAGCAGATTTGGTCCAATTAAACGGGCAATTAAGAGTATACCTTCCATTTCAGTGATTGTATTCCAAAAGTTAACCTCTCCATTTTATTTGAAACTCCCATTTCAGACAGCACGCTAACTTGGCTGGCACATTGAGTGGCCATGCATCCTGGGTGCTGAACGTTGCATTTTGTCCTGATGACACACACTTTGTTTCCAGGTACTTATGATTCTTATCAGTTTCTAAAATGTTAGGAAGATGAAGATGGTCATCTTGTATGAATTGCCTTAAAATTTGAAGACCCTTTTTTAATTCAGATAGGCTTTGTTTTCTgcagtgttttttaaattgtgaagtTAATTGTCCTTAGCTGGAACAAAAGTGGATTCTTTTGAACAGTTCAGCTCTTAGTTCTGCCTTATAAATCTGGGCTTCTACCTACAGTTACTTAAGGGATACCTGTGTTACAGTAGTAACTTCAGATATGAAAATCTGTTCTTAAAATGTTGTGCTTTGAGACCCCAATGTTGTTTAGGCCCAGGATGGCCAAGACAGTTGAAAAACAGGAGATGGATGGCTTAATAGCATTGCACAGAGGTTTACAGAAGCCTCTGAGAACCTTTATTTTGAAGCTTTCATGGGCCTCCCTCCCATCCGGATATAGGACTCTCATCCAAGACTCctgatgagaacatttaatacGAAGTCCAGGCAGATCAGAAGTTCAGGGAAATAGCTGCTCTGTGAGAGGGGAAAGCCAACCAGTGATGCCAACATCGCTGGCCACCTCCTGGGGCCCTGGATGGCCACTTGTGTACCCAGGCACCAAGGGGGCCTCTAGGTAGGCTGAGTGAAGGAGTGTGGGATTTTTGATCAGGTTCTTTCCAACTTCAAACCAGTCTGAGAACTTTTCTGATACTAAtgttcccttttttaaaatagcTCATCTGACAAAAGTGTAAAAGTTTGGGATGTTGGAACGAGGACTTGTGTTCACACCTTCTTTGACCACCAGGATCAGGTATGGCATAATTAACATTCAAATTCCTTTGGATTGCTAGCATTGTCTGACCACTGTGCCAAAACTCATTCCTTTTCCTAACCTTGCTGCTTGGGTTGTCAAGACCAGCCGACCCTTAGGGCTGAGCTACTCTGATTGCTTGGATGTCCATCCAGCCCGTGTTCCTGTGCGCACTCTGGGGTGCAGAGGCTCAGGACGTGCTGTCAGCCTAACATCCCACGAGGCATGATATGTCCCTGTGTAGGCCAGAAAACGGGTACTAGCCAACAGCTTTTAAATGCCTTCTTTGAAACATGCTGCAGCTGGTGCCTGGGGTGTGCCTGGGCCCTTTTCTGGGTACAGCTGGGCCATGGCTGGCTCAAGAAGAACGTGCTTCCTCAGAAGCTTCCATTCCATTCCACAGCCATCACTTTTCTCTTTTGGAGCGGCCCAAAGaagtgaagtgattttttttttctttgaatatacttGAAGCCAGAAATTCTTACAGGTTGTTTGAAGTTAGTGATATTACCAACTTTTGTTTCAGTCTTTAAATTAGGGAGAAGAGGCTTTGTTTTCATAGGAGTCTTATCTTTCCAAGATGAATGTGAAATGATAAAGGCATTCTAGTGCAGGGCTTCTCCGTCTTTAATGTGCACAGGAATCCCCTGGGGATCTGGTAGCAATGCAGAtgctgattcagtgggtctggccTGGGCCTGAGTTTTTGTGTTTGTCACAAGCTCCAGGTGAGGCTAGCATTGCTGGTTCTAACCACTTTGAATAGCAAGGGTCTTGGGGAagtagtataaaaaataaaatacccggcgcttccctggtggcgcagtggttgagcatccgcctgccgatgcaggggacacgggttcgtgccccagtctgggaagatcccacatgccgcggagcggctaggcctgtgagccatggccgctgagcctgtgcgtccagagcctgtgctccggaacgggagaggccacaacagtgagaggcccgcataccgcaaataaaataaaataaaataaaataaaatacccatgGCAGTATAAAGTTGTCTTTTAAGATACTTTAAATACTCTTATGGCAATCTCATAGAATCTCTTCGGAATGCAGCTTAAAGTTAACCGTTGTTCATGcttttttacatttaatcttAAATTGTTGCCAACAAAGTTGAGGGGGTTTAATTTTGACATTCCACTACTGGATTTAAACATTTAACTCAGGGAGTAAGACCTGGCTGGCTGTGTTGCTTGGCAGGTGAAGGTCAGCGTGTGGTGCTTTCCTCAGAGGAAGACGTTTGGAGTGGAAATGAGGCCATCACCTGGCCCAATCACAGCACTGAAATCAGGGCTAGAACACCCAGCTAAGGGGTAGGGTGACAGGCTGACCTGATAAAACTCCTGCCCCATCAGTTCTGTCTGGGAAGGAGGTGTGAATCTGTTAATTCAGTACATAGCAAATGAAAGCAATGACGTGTGACGCCAAGTTATCTAGCTCCTAGGGACAGGCAGGTTTCATAGGCTTCTAATAAGAGAGTGAGAAGTACTGACCGTGGTGGGGGCGAGCCCGAGGAGGTAGGTGAGGAGCACAGTTTGCAATGATCCCCGTAGGCAGCGACCTCAGGGTGGTTGGGCCTTTTCCTTCCTGGAAGCATAAATGAGACCACATGCTGGTCCCTTGTGGGTTCCATCTTCACAGCATTAGGTCACTTCCTAGATTGTGAATCTTTGAATAGATTGTGAATCTTTGAAAGGTTTGTAGATATCTTGATTTGtgtttagaaatgaaattttcttgAGTTGGGAGGCGAGTGGAATGATAATCAAACAGTAGTAATAGAAGATCCCTGGTTAGAGGAAAGGCAGAAAGCACGAGAACATCCTCATCTCAGTGTTTTTCTAG encodes:
- the SKIC8 gene encoding superkiller complex protein 8 isoform X1, translating into MTNQYSILFKQEQAHDDAIWSVAWGTNKKENSETVVTGSLDDLVKVWKWRDEKLDLQWSLEGHQLGVVSVDISHTLPIAASSSLDAHIRLWDLENGKQIKSIDAGPVDAWTLAFSPDSQYLATGTHVGKVNIFGVESGKKEYSLDTRGKFILSIAYSPDGKYLASGAIDGIINIFDIATGKLLHTLEGHAMPIRSLTFSPDSQLLVTASDDGYIKIYDVQHANLAGTLSGHASWVLNVAFCPDDTHFVSSSSDKSVKVWDVGTRTCVHTFFDHQDQVWGVKYNGNGSKIVSVGDDQEIHIYDCPI
- the SKIC8 gene encoding superkiller complex protein 8 isoform X2 → MPQLIWGAHDDAIWSVAWGTNKKENSETVVTGSLDDLVKVWKWRDEKLDLQWSLEGHQLGVVSVDISHTLPIAASSSLDAHIRLWDLENGKQIKSIDAGPVDAWTLAFSPDSQYLATGTHVGKVNIFGVESGKKEYSLDTRGKFILSIAYSPDGKYLASGAIDGIINIFDIATGKLLHTLEGHAMPIRSLTFSPDSQLLVTASDDGYIKIYDVQHANLAGTLSGHASWVLNVAFCPDDTHFVSSSSDKSVKVWDVGTRTCVHTFFDHQDQVWGVKYNGNGSKIVSVGDDQEIHIYDCPI